From Calothrix sp. PCC 6303, a single genomic window includes:
- the rpmA gene encoding 50S ribosomal protein L27 — protein sequence MAHKKGTGSTRNGRDSNAQRLGVKRYGGQAVRAGNILVRQRGTKFHPGNNVGIGKDDTLFSLVDGVVAFERKGKTRKKVSVYPVPVAAVEVAAS from the coding sequence ATGGCTCATAAGAAGGGTACAGGTAGTACACGTAACGGTAGAGACTCTAATGCTCAAAGGCTAGGTGTTAAGCGTTACGGTGGTCAAGCAGTTCGCGCTGGTAATATTTTGGTTCGTCAACGCGGTACTAAGTTCCACCCCGGTAACAACGTTGGTATCGGCAAGGATGATACTTTGTTTTCCTTAGTTGATGGAGTGGTGGCTTTTGAAAGAAAAGGTAAAACCCGTAAAAAAGTTAGCGTTTATCCTGTTCCAGTAGCTGCTGTTGAAGTTGCAGCTTCTTAA
- a CDS encoding HD family phosphohydrolase, whose product MKQVPFFESLTQKLKYWQRICKLRCRKFVLHAQAVWKSRNKVLQSGIKLVKTSTQIKSFDISRIVQRSSAIAIIAILSLTSVMGHKLYNQPQLLVGSIAPQTFYAAKTLTIENKQETQQRRDIASQDLVPVLMIDVMVNQRIEQNLHQLLEQGDKVRDVAGEFPFFDTLLLSYPTQRYLRSTSESEWQLFVTTINNLQQKQKTSKTKLPLVIGKDLQSIPRNANLEFATAVNEIQSYRQTTAESNFSALISHISRIRNGYIEARVKLKELIELNPNIPYTDTSILNLSSDNWNETKLGIQHCMERILAQGLPPGLPDNILQDAVNLHLRSLVPPESQALASKILTSVLQPNLKNDAAKTQIRAQQIVDRVTPVMVVLEAGDIIVNQGEKINYLDYQALEAYHLIQRKANWWGLLALSLLITTAIGIYAVVERQNKAKFRQRDRLLILLLGISTPLVLLITPYTSWSAVGLLLGSFYGATISTTVIGLLVVLLSVSMEISRIALISGAAGALLGGVIAHRMRSREELALLGIGIALTEGGLYLLLKLFLGRIFVPNWYLVFQESLLFAVSGLIWTIVALGLSSYLEQLFDIVTPIRLAELANPNRTLLKQLASKTPGTFQHTLFVASLAEAAARKLGCNIELIRAGTLYHDIGKMHDPEAFIENQMGRPNKHDTKIKDPWKSAAIIKKHVTEGLVMAKKHRLPSAIQAFIPEHQGTMQIAYFYHQAQQLAKENPEITVDIADFSYDGPIPRSRETAIVMLADSCEAALRSLKDTTPEQALNMLNNILRARWQERQLVDSGLTRAEMTEMAEIFVEVWQQFHHKRIAYPKTKVSNDL is encoded by the coding sequence ATGAAGCAAGTGCCATTTTTCGAGTCCTTGACGCAGAAATTAAAGTACTGGCAGCGAATCTGCAAATTGCGATGCCGGAAGTTTGTTTTACATGCACAGGCAGTATGGAAATCTCGAAATAAGGTTTTACAATCAGGAATCAAATTAGTTAAGACAAGTACCCAAATCAAGTCTTTTGATATCAGTCGAATAGTACAGCGCTCATCTGCCATAGCCATAATTGCAATTTTATCCCTCACCAGTGTGATGGGACACAAATTATATAATCAACCTCAACTTCTGGTTGGTAGTATTGCACCTCAAACATTTTACGCCGCAAAAACACTTACAATCGAGAATAAACAAGAAACTCAGCAAAGACGGGATATAGCAAGTCAGGATTTGGTACCAGTGTTAATGATTGATGTGATGGTCAATCAAAGAATCGAGCAAAATCTCCATCAATTGCTAGAACAAGGTGATAAAGTTCGGGATGTAGCTGGTGAATTTCCATTTTTTGACACGTTGTTGTTATCTTATCCCACACAGCGCTATCTGCGTTCTACATCGGAATCAGAGTGGCAATTGTTTGTGACAACTATTAATAATTTGCAGCAAAAACAAAAAACATCTAAAACCAAATTACCATTAGTGATTGGCAAAGACCTTCAGTCAATCCCTAGAAATGCTAATTTGGAATTTGCTACTGCTGTGAATGAAATTCAATCATATCGCCAAACAACAGCCGAGTCGAACTTTTCAGCATTAATTAGCCATATCAGCAGAATCAGGAATGGATATATTGAAGCTCGTGTCAAGCTCAAAGAGTTAATTGAACTTAACCCTAATATTCCTTACACCGATACTTCCATTCTTAATTTATCCAGTGATAACTGGAATGAAACCAAGCTAGGAATTCAACATTGTATGGAAAGAATTCTAGCTCAAGGTTTGCCCCCAGGACTCCCAGATAATATTTTACAAGATGCTGTTAACCTGCATCTACGTTCACTTGTTCCGCCAGAATCTCAAGCCTTGGCAAGTAAAATATTAACAAGCGTATTGCAACCAAACCTGAAAAACGATGCAGCGAAAACACAAATTAGGGCTCAGCAAATAGTAGATAGAGTCACACCTGTGATGGTGGTGCTGGAAGCAGGGGACATTATTGTTAATCAGGGAGAAAAAATTAACTACTTAGATTACCAAGCTTTGGAAGCTTATCATCTAATTCAGCGTAAGGCTAATTGGTGGGGTTTATTAGCCTTGAGCTTATTAATTACCACTGCTATTGGTATTTATGCGGTAGTTGAACGACAAAATAAAGCAAAATTTCGGCAACGCGATCGCTTATTGATTTTGCTCCTAGGAATTAGTACACCACTAGTATTACTAATTACTCCTTACACCAGTTGGAGTGCTGTGGGGCTATTGCTGGGAAGCTTTTACGGAGCGACTATTAGCACTACGGTGATTGGCTTATTGGTGGTGTTGTTATCTGTAAGTATGGAAATTAGCCGCATTGCCTTGATTTCTGGGGCAGCAGGAGCCTTACTTGGAGGGGTCATTGCCCACCGAATGCGATCGCGTGAAGAATTAGCGCTATTGGGAATCGGGATTGCCCTCACCGAAGGAGGACTATATCTATTACTTAAGCTTTTTTTAGGCAGAATATTTGTTCCCAATTGGTATTTAGTTTTTCAGGAATCTCTATTATTTGCTGTCTCTGGATTAATTTGGACTATTGTGGCATTGGGTTTAAGTTCCTATTTAGAACAACTATTTGATATAGTTACACCAATTCGCCTCGCAGAATTAGCAAATCCTAATCGCACCCTCCTCAAACAACTGGCATCTAAAACTCCAGGAACCTTTCAGCATACCCTATTTGTTGCCAGTCTTGCCGAGGCAGCAGCCCGTAAGCTGGGTTGTAATATCGAATTGATTCGTGCTGGGACACTATACCACGATATTGGAAAAATGCACGACCCAGAAGCTTTTATTGAAAATCAGATGGGTAGACCCAACAAACACGATACCAAAATTAAGGATCCTTGGAAAAGTGCCGCCATCATTAAAAAGCACGTAACTGAAGGGTTAGTAATGGCAAAAAAACACCGCTTACCCAGTGCAATCCAAGCATTTATTCCCGAACACCAGGGAACCATGCAAATCGCCTATTTTTATCACCAAGCGCAGCAGCTTGCCAAAGAAAATCCCGAAATAACTGTTGATATTGCTGATTTTAGCTATGACGGACCGATACCGCGATCGCGTGAAACCGCAATCGTCATGTTAGCTGATTCCTGCGAAGCAGCACTACGTAGTCTTAAAGACACGACACCGGAACAAGCCCTAAACATGCTGAATAACATTCTTCGCGCTCGTTGGCAAGAGCGACAACTTGTTGATTCTGGACTTACAAGGGCAGAAATGACCGAAATGGCTGAAATATTTGTGGAAGTTTGGCAACAATTTCATCATAAACGCATCGCTTATCCGAAAACGAAAGTTAGCAATGATTTATAA